A genomic stretch from Antarcticibacterium flavum includes:
- a CDS encoding VOC family protein: MAIILFSSFGNAQSNFSINKDHDALQVKDLEASAKFYSEVLGLPEISNGGLGNHIRWFQLNDKVQIHLIENEEEISHHKGFHMALNVDDLPGFMQHLKSRNIHFENWEGEPDTTNTRPDGVKQIYFQDPDGYWIEVNDGSL, encoded by the coding sequence ATGGCTATCATATTATTTTCATCCTTCGGTAATGCCCAGTCCAACTTTAGCATCAATAAGGATCATGATGCTCTGCAGGTGAAAGACCTGGAAGCTTCAGCAAAATTCTATAGCGAGGTTCTGGGCCTGCCGGAAATTTCGAATGGGGGATTGGGAAACCATATCCGCTGGTTTCAGCTTAATGACAAGGTACAGATCCATCTTATAGAAAATGAGGAGGAGATAAGTCACCACAAGGGTTTTCATATGGCTTTGAATGTGGATGACCTACCCGGTTTTATGCAGCATCTCAAATCCAGGAATATTCATTTTGAGAATTGGGAAGGAGAACCAGATACGACCAACACAAGACCAGATGGGGTGAAACAGATCTATTTCCAGGATCCCGATGGTTATTGGATCGAGGTGAATGACGGCTCCTTATAA
- a CDS encoding NUDIX domain-containing protein, whose translation MKDNIKVKETAVLSSNWGILNEITFEIRTRNGRWEKQVRESYDTGDGATVLLYNKTTGKVILTRQFRLPTYLNCNPGGILTEACAGLLEQDSPEECVIKEAREETGYSISNPQKVFEAYMSPGSVTEIMHFFIAEYSKDQKVGEGGGLEEEQEDIEVVELDFKEAWNRVETGKLKDAKTIMLLQHLKLKKILQDFH comes from the coding sequence TTGAAAGATAACATAAAGGTAAAGGAAACGGCAGTTCTCTCAAGCAACTGGGGTATTCTAAACGAGATAACTTTTGAAATAAGAACCAGGAATGGACGCTGGGAAAAACAGGTAAGGGAAAGTTATGATACCGGGGATGGGGCTACAGTTCTATTATATAATAAAACCACAGGTAAAGTGATCCTCACCCGGCAATTCCGCCTGCCAACGTACTTGAATTGTAATCCCGGAGGAATTTTAACAGAAGCCTGTGCCGGCCTGTTGGAACAGGATTCGCCGGAGGAGTGTGTGATAAAAGAAGCCAGGGAAGAAACCGGGTACAGTATCTCCAACCCTCAAAAGGTATTTGAAGCCTATATGTCCCCGGGCTCTGTCACAGAGATCATGCATTTCTTCATAGCTGAATACAGCAAAGACCAGAAAGTAGGTGAAGGAGGCGGCCTGGAGGAAGAGCAGGAAGATATCGAGGTTGTGGAACTAGATTTTAAAGAAGCCTGGAACAGGGTAGAAACAGGAAAATTAAAAGATGCTAAAACCATCATGCTTCTGCAGCATTTAAAACTCAAAAAAATCCTTCAGGATTTTCATTGA
- a CDS encoding formate--tetrahydrofolate ligase — METLKVPNDLEIARDVELKNITAIAEKLGLNPDDIEMYGKYKAKLPLDIIDEEKVSQGNLILVSAISPTPAGEGKTTVSIGLSEALNRIGKKTTVVIREPSLGPVFGIKGGATGGGFSQVLPMEDINLHFTGDFSAIEKANNLLAALIDNNLQSRVNNLGIDPRTVSLKRVMDMNDRALRDITIGLGGTNNGVPRESGFDITAASEIMAISCLAEDMDDLKKRLGNIFVGFTFDKKPVYARHLKAEGAMATLLKDAIKPNLVQTIEGNPAIVHLGPFANIAQGTNSVLATKMGMTLSDYTVTEAGFGFDLGAEKFLNIKCQSAGLSPKAVVLTATIRALKYHGGAALNSLTIPNTEALRKGLPNLEKHLENALQFHITPVIAINLFASDSFEEIEIIKEFAEAKGVRVAVADVWANGGYGAIELAEKVVEIVEEGSSSFKPLYSWDMPVVSKIDTIAKKIYGAVNVEFSAKAKKDLKTIASLGLEKLPVCIAKTQKSLSDDPGLLGRPRDFTITVREIEIAAGAGFLIPITGEMMRMPGLPAHPASENINIDNEGIITGLI, encoded by the coding sequence ATGGAAACACTTAAAGTACCGAATGACCTGGAAATTGCCAGGGATGTAGAACTAAAAAATATTACCGCAATAGCTGAAAAGCTTGGCCTGAACCCCGATGATATTGAAATGTACGGTAAGTATAAGGCAAAACTCCCGCTTGATATCATTGATGAAGAAAAAGTATCGCAGGGGAATCTTATTTTGGTGAGTGCAATCTCCCCTACTCCCGCGGGTGAGGGAAAAACAACCGTTTCCATCGGTTTGTCTGAAGCTCTAAACAGGATAGGTAAAAAAACAACAGTAGTGATAAGAGAGCCTTCTCTTGGTCCTGTTTTTGGAATAAAAGGTGGTGCTACCGGTGGTGGCTTCTCACAAGTATTACCAATGGAAGATATAAATCTCCATTTCACCGGGGATTTTTCAGCAATAGAAAAAGCCAACAACCTTCTTGCTGCCCTTATTGATAACAACCTGCAAAGCCGGGTCAATAACCTGGGAATAGATCCCCGCACAGTTTCTTTAAAACGGGTGATGGATATGAATGACCGTGCCCTAAGGGATATCACCATTGGACTTGGAGGAACAAACAATGGAGTACCACGTGAGAGTGGCTTTGACATTACCGCTGCTTCTGAAATTATGGCTATTTCATGTCTTGCTGAAGATATGGATGACCTAAAGAAACGCCTGGGAAATATTTTCGTGGGATTCACCTTTGATAAAAAACCTGTGTATGCCCGTCATTTAAAAGCTGAAGGTGCCATGGCAACCTTGCTCAAAGATGCTATAAAGCCAAACCTGGTACAAACAATAGAAGGTAATCCTGCCATAGTTCACTTAGGGCCGTTTGCCAATATTGCACAGGGTACCAACTCTGTCCTTGCTACGAAAATGGGAATGACCCTAAGCGACTATACCGTCACAGAAGCCGGATTCGGATTTGATCTGGGTGCAGAAAAATTCCTTAATATTAAATGCCAGAGCGCAGGACTTTCTCCAAAGGCAGTTGTTTTAACTGCAACCATTAGAGCGCTTAAATATCATGGAGGGGCAGCTTTAAATTCCCTAACTATTCCTAATACAGAAGCACTTCGAAAAGGGTTGCCTAACCTGGAGAAACATTTGGAGAACGCATTGCAGTTCCACATTACACCTGTAATTGCTATTAACCTTTTCGCATCAGATTCCTTTGAAGAGATCGAGATCATCAAGGAATTTGCTGAAGCTAAAGGGGTAAGGGTAGCTGTGGCCGATGTTTGGGCCAACGGCGGTTATGGCGCCATAGAACTTGCCGAGAAAGTCGTGGAGATCGTGGAGGAGGGATCATCCTCTTTCAAACCTCTTTACAGCTGGGATATGCCCGTAGTTTCCAAAATAGATACTATAGCCAAAAAAATCTACGGTGCAGTAAATGTGGAATTCTCTGCAAAGGCTAAAAAAGACCTGAAGACTATTGCATCGCTTGGACTTGAAAAACTCCCTGTTTGTATTGCAAAGACGCAAAAATCATTATCAGATGATCCTGGGCTCTTGGGCCGGCCCAGAGATTTCACCATCACAGTACGGGAAATTGAAATTGCGGCAGGTGCCGGCTTCCTTATCCCCATTACAGGAGAAATGATGCGCATGCCCGGGTTACCGGCCCATCCGGCATCAGAGAACATAAACATTGATAATGAAGGGATCATAACCGGCCTTATTTAG
- a CDS encoding IS4 family transposase, with product MDKITRNSGMPVLGQLLSFIPRSNFNRLVGQLGTDRYTKRFTSWDHLVCMLFAVIENVGGLRELCSGLAAHNQSLKHLGMSSMPCRSTVSDANMRRCSELFEKTFLSIYKQHYRFFSDSSIPKNEKWLSRLFLVDSTTVTLFKNIMKACGNAMANGRRKGGVKIHTGMWLKEQVPSLIMITKAAENDKNFMPRFKKLPAQTIVVFDKAYLNFGLFIHWSKNDVSFVSRLHKRCKVTWGNYNLLTKEDEQYDILEDCRAELGHSQQKQKVKCRIIKFYDNKDQREIEFITNDMQLPACIIAEIYKQRWQIELLFKRLKQNLKITSFIGDNENAIRIQIWCALIADLLVQIARKGSRRCRLSYSVICGLFRLHLMNYVRVTDLLLKSADPNIYPKNIQLAPNLFDIGPP from the coding sequence ATGGACAAAATTACAAGAAATTCTGGAATGCCGGTTCTCGGACAGCTGTTATCTTTTATTCCCCGAAGCAATTTTAACCGTTTAGTTGGCCAATTAGGTACAGATCGCTATACCAAACGATTTACATCCTGGGATCACCTGGTCTGTATGTTGTTTGCGGTTATTGAGAATGTTGGCGGATTACGTGAGTTATGCTCTGGTTTAGCAGCACATAATCAAAGTTTAAAACATTTAGGAATGAGTTCTATGCCATGCAGAAGCACCGTGAGTGATGCTAATATGCGCCGGTGTTCTGAGTTGTTTGAAAAAACCTTTTTAAGCATTTATAAACAGCATTATCGTTTTTTCTCGGACAGCAGTATACCTAAAAATGAAAAATGGCTCTCCAGGCTGTTTTTGGTTGACTCTACCACTGTTACGTTATTCAAGAATATAATGAAGGCCTGTGGTAATGCTATGGCCAACGGGAGGCGTAAGGGAGGAGTTAAAATACATACTGGAATGTGGCTAAAAGAACAGGTTCCTTCCTTAATAATGATTACTAAGGCAGCGGAAAATGATAAAAATTTTATGCCCCGATTTAAAAAACTTCCTGCACAGACCATTGTAGTTTTTGATAAGGCATACTTAAATTTTGGTTTATTTATTCATTGGAGTAAAAACGATGTCAGTTTTGTAAGCCGACTGCACAAAAGATGCAAAGTAACTTGGGGGAATTATAACCTCTTAACTAAGGAGGACGAACAATATGACATATTGGAAGACTGTAGAGCAGAATTAGGGCATAGCCAACAAAAACAAAAAGTAAAATGCCGCATAATAAAATTTTATGATAATAAAGATCAACGGGAAATTGAATTTATTACCAATGATATGCAGCTGCCTGCTTGCATAATTGCAGAAATATACAAGCAGCGATGGCAAATTGAGCTTTTATTTAAAAGGCTCAAGCAAAACCTCAAGATCACCAGCTTTATTGGCGATAATGAGAATGCAATACGTATTCAAATCTGGTGTGCGCTTATAGCAGATTTACTTGTCCAAATAGCTCGAAAAGGGTCTCGACGTTGCAGATTATCTTATTCGGTGATTTGCGGGCTATTTAGACTTCATTTAATGAATTATGTAAGAGTTACAGACTTACTTTTAAAATCAGCAGATCCTAACATTTATCCTAAAAATATACAGCTTGCACCTAACCTTTTTGATATAGGACCCCCATAG